In a single window of the Zea mays cultivar B73 chromosome 5, Zm-B73-REFERENCE-NAM-5.0, whole genome shotgun sequence genome:
- the LOC100381864 gene encoding uncharacterized protein LOC100381864 — protein MAGAVSVSAHRRQWRYTWEALNHLPLLRLYLLPRAALPFRIPSDLRADLRLQGSLLHLSFSLPGDGAAVALRVPVPRVLVDPSAPVECRAAAAGDHLELRLALVLPVDHPVVAAAFPPPPGAEPPASLALRDDLKSLSTGDVHLYCKNCSSRLTKQPLRKIMEMPSVDWVDVADNWVGGCCTSFGGAGEKLVSQFIRAYGRLEGTSLLDATSITVETDNLETDLVSQVACSALSRHFVAIKEDIFNVSVEKDHTTGKIKLKNSEEQANITATHAQPPIILEEGPSVSCSETNGVTQTNQPGISQTEADTDAYFEKSENDCCVEKVGKSKKEVDLLLVDPCRCCCVNGYSEKAEDNPSQLSLVNEKKQNMLEIKRDYKLTKTISLGSSFIVKASNLLNDFEWVELLCGQCSSPLGSYPSQCSLGPADGRLRLFKCYTSTEIPVTGPHDVFRGHTLERVFVNLLLEVAEDEISFRTLVRDLKTKRPMLQLVLLSSKAWLSSGCCYENDIDGSHGTTDLQPSVKLLYSDYSNASEADLRIVEAWASKYRAEELYMMKRQIDELTECLSSGRNNFPVSCSSLEGMRLSSLRR, from the exons ATGGCCGGCGCCGTCTCCGTCTCCGCTCACCGGCGGCAATGGCGGTACACGTGGGAAGCCCTAAACCATCTTCCCCTCCTCCGCCTCTACCTCCTACCCCGCGCCGCGCTGCCCTTCCGCATCCCCTCGGACCTCCGCGCCGACCTCCGACTCCAGGGCTCTCTCCTCCACCTGTCCTTCTCGCTCCCCGGGGACGGGGCTGCCGTCGCGCTCAGGGTCCCCGTCCCGAGGGTGCTCGTAGACCCTTCCGCCCCCGTAGagtgccgcgccgccgccgcgggggaCCACCTCGAGCTCCGCCTCGCGCTCGTCCTGCCCGTCGACCACCCTGTCGTCGCCGCCGCGTTCCCTCCACCCCCCGGCGCGGAGCCTCCGGCTTCTCTAGCGCTGCGCGATG ATTTGAAGAGTTTATCTACTGGAGACGTTCACTTGTATTGCAAAAATTGTTCGTCAAGGTTGACAAAACAGCCACTAAG GAAAATCATGGAAATGCCATCTGTAGATTGGGTAGATGTGGCTGACAATTGGGTTGGTGGATGTTGCACCTCATTTGGTGGTGCAGGCGAGAAACTTGTATCTCAGTTTATTAGGGCATATGGTCGTTTAGAAGGAACAAGTCTACTGGATGCAACTTCCATTACTGTAGAAACAGACAATCTTGAAACAGATTTAGTGTCTCAGGTAGCTTGTTCAGCACTTAGTAGACATTTTGTTGCTATAAAAGAAGATATATTTAATGTTAGTGTAGAAAAAGATCATACCACTGGGAAGATAAAGTTGAAGAATTCAGAAGAGCAAGCAAATATCACAGCTACTCATGCACAACCACCTATTATTTTGGAAGAGGGGCCTAGTGTTAGTTGTAGTGAAACAAACGGAGTCACTCAGACTAATCAGCCTGGCATTTCTCAGACAGAAGCTGATACTGATGCATACTTTGAGAAGTCTGAAAATGACTGTTGTGTTGAGAAAGTGGGGAAATCTAAGAAAGAGGTTGATTTGTTGCTGGTAGATCCATGCCGTTGCTGTTGTGTCAATGGATACAGTGAGAAAGCTGAAGATAACCCTTCACAGTTGTCCTTGGTCAATGAGAAAAAGCAGAATATGTTGGAGATTAAAAGAGATTACAAATTAACAAAAACTATTTCTCTTGGTAGTAGCTTCATTGTTAAAGCATCTAACCTTTTGAATGATTTTGAGTGGGTTGAACTTCTCTGTGGTCAATGTTCATCACCTCTTGGCTCATACCCTTCTCAGTGTTCGCTTGGTCCAGCTGATGGCCGCCTACGACTCTTCAAGTGCTACACATCTACAGAAATTCCTGTAACAGGGCCTCATGATGTGTTTAG GGGGCATACATTGGAAAGAGTTTTTGTGAATCTGTTGCTTGAAGTTGCAGAAGACGAAATATCTTTTCGCACATTAGTCAGAGATTTGAAAACCAAAAGGCCCATGCTGCAATTAGTTCTTCTTAGTTCAAAAGCATGGTTATCTTCTGGTTGCTGTTATGAAAATGATATCGATGGTTCACATGGAACAACAGATCTGCAGCCAAGTGTTAAACTCTTGTATTCTGATTATAGCAATGCTTCAGAAGCAGATTTAAG GATAGTAGAAGCGTGGGCATCCAAATATCGGGCTGAAGAGCTGTACATGATGAAGCGTCAGATAGACGAACTTACTGAATGCCTAAGCTCAGGAAGGAACAACTTTCCAGTTTCTTGTTCTTCCCTTGAAGGGATGCGGCTCTCATCGCTTAGGCGCTGA
- the LOC100381864 gene encoding uncharacterized protein isoform X1, with the protein MAGAVSVSAHRRQWRYTWEALNHLPLLRLYLLPRAALPFRIPSDLRADLRLQGSLLHLSFSLPGDGAAVALRVPVPRVLVDPSAPVECRAAAAGDHLELRLALVLPVDHPVVAAAFPPPPGAEPPASLALRDDLKSLSTGDVHLYCKNCSSRLTKQPLRKIMEMPSVDWVDVADNWVGGCCTSFGGAGEKLVSQFIRAYGRLEGTSLLDATSITVETDNLETDLVSQVACSALSRHFVAIKEDIFNVSVEKDHTTGKIKLKNSEEQANITATHAQPPIILEEGPSVSCSETNGVTQTNQPGISQTEADTDAYFEKSENDCCVEKVGKSKKEVDLLLVDPCRCCCVNGYSEKAEDNPSQLSLVNEKKQNMLEIKRDYKLTKTISLGSSFIVKASNLLNDFEWVELLCGQCSSPLGSYPSQCSLGPADGRLRLFKCYTSTEIPVTGPHDVFRYSTPIAKKSIPSLIHGHTLFMCRGHTLERVFVNLLLEVAEDEISFRTLVRDLKTKRPMLQLVLLSSKAWLSSGCCYENDIDGSHGTTDLQPSVKLLYSDYSNASEADLRIVEAWASKYRAEELYMMKRQIDELTECLSSGRNNFPVSCSSLEGMRLSSLRR; encoded by the exons ATGGCCGGCGCCGTCTCCGTCTCCGCTCACCGGCGGCAATGGCGGTACACGTGGGAAGCCCTAAACCATCTTCCCCTCCTCCGCCTCTACCTCCTACCCCGCGCCGCGCTGCCCTTCCGCATCCCCTCGGACCTCCGCGCCGACCTCCGACTCCAGGGCTCTCTCCTCCACCTGTCCTTCTCGCTCCCCGGGGACGGGGCTGCCGTCGCGCTCAGGGTCCCCGTCCCGAGGGTGCTCGTAGACCCTTCCGCCCCCGTAGagtgccgcgccgccgccgcgggggaCCACCTCGAGCTCCGCCTCGCGCTCGTCCTGCCCGTCGACCACCCTGTCGTCGCCGCCGCGTTCCCTCCACCCCCCGGCGCGGAGCCTCCGGCTTCTCTAGCGCTGCGCGATG ATTTGAAGAGTTTATCTACTGGAGACGTTCACTTGTATTGCAAAAATTGTTCGTCAAGGTTGACAAAACAGCCACTAAG GAAAATCATGGAAATGCCATCTGTAGATTGGGTAGATGTGGCTGACAATTGGGTTGGTGGATGTTGCACCTCATTTGGTGGTGCAGGCGAGAAACTTGTATCTCAGTTTATTAGGGCATATGGTCGTTTAGAAGGAACAAGTCTACTGGATGCAACTTCCATTACTGTAGAAACAGACAATCTTGAAACAGATTTAGTGTCTCAGGTAGCTTGTTCAGCACTTAGTAGACATTTTGTTGCTATAAAAGAAGATATATTTAATGTTAGTGTAGAAAAAGATCATACCACTGGGAAGATAAAGTTGAAGAATTCAGAAGAGCAAGCAAATATCACAGCTACTCATGCACAACCACCTATTATTTTGGAAGAGGGGCCTAGTGTTAGTTGTAGTGAAACAAACGGAGTCACTCAGACTAATCAGCCTGGCATTTCTCAGACAGAAGCTGATACTGATGCATACTTTGAGAAGTCTGAAAATGACTGTTGTGTTGAGAAAGTGGGGAAATCTAAGAAAGAGGTTGATTTGTTGCTGGTAGATCCATGCCGTTGCTGTTGTGTCAATGGATACAGTGAGAAAGCTGAAGATAACCCTTCACAGTTGTCCTTGGTCAATGAGAAAAAGCAGAATATGTTGGAGATTAAAAGAGATTACAAATTAACAAAAACTATTTCTCTTGGTAGTAGCTTCATTGTTAAAGCATCTAACCTTTTGAATGATTTTGAGTGGGTTGAACTTCTCTGTGGTCAATGTTCATCACCTCTTGGCTCATACCCTTCTCAGTGTTCGCTTGGTCCAGCTGATGGCCGCCTACGACTCTTCAAGTGCTACACATCTACAGAAATTCCTGTAACAGGGCCTCATGATGTGTTTAG ATATTCTACACCTATTGCCAAGAAATCGATTCCATCACTGATACATGGACATACATTATTTATGTGCAGGGGGCATACATTGGAAAGAGTTTTTGTGAATCTGTTGCTTGAAGTTGCAGAAGACGAAATATCTTTTCGCACATTAGTCAGAGATTTGAAAACCAAAAGGCCCATGCTGCAATTAGTTCTTCTTAGTTCAAAAGCATGGTTATCTTCTGGTTGCTGTTATGAAAATGATATCGATGGTTCACATGGAACAACAGATCTGCAGCCAAGTGTTAAACTCTTGTATTCTGATTATAGCAATGCTTCAGAAGCAGATTTAAG GATAGTAGAAGCGTGGGCATCCAAATATCGGGCTGAAGAGCTGTACATGATGAAGCGTCAGATAGACGAACTTACTGAATGCCTAAGCTCAGGAAGGAACAACTTTCCAGTTTCTTGTTCTTCCCTTGAAGGGATGCGGCTCTCATCGCTTAGGCGCTGA